A window of the Haloarcula litorea genome harbors these coding sequences:
- a CDS encoding winged helix-turn-helix transcriptional regulator: MVKEPEIEELLKDFPFSNKNRDRQLKVLSQYIIESPGLNKSELAERLNINRGTVTKIEETWEDLHQEEKAALTDYLRQKYLEVANLPADAASYQEA, translated from the coding sequence ATGGTCAAAGAACCCGAGATCGAAGAACTACTCAAAGACTTCCCGTTTAGCAACAAAAACCGCGACAGACAGCTCAAAGTCCTCAGCCAGTATATCATAGAATCACCAGGCCTCAATAAGAGCGAGCTGGCAGAACGACTCAACATAAACAGAGGAACCGTCACCAAAATCGAAGAAACTTGGGAGGACCTTCACCAAGAAGAGAAAGCAGCTCTTACAGATTACCTTCGGCAGAAATATCTCGAAGTCGCAAATCTGCCTGCTGACGCCGCCAGCTACCAAGAGGCCTAA
- a CDS encoding MarR family winged helix-turn-helix transcriptional regulator, with product MKPFDSSVVKGTPGSILSAAADEEEQTVSEIALQVETPQSYVGKILSDLEDEGFVESRRSEDDARKRLYSLTQLGRDFLDVLERAYEEG from the coding sequence ATGAAGCCGTTTGATTCGAGCGTTGTGAAGGGTACGCCGGGGAGCATTCTGTCGGCAGCTGCTGATGAGGAAGAACAGACAGTTTCCGAGATAGCACTGCAGGTTGAGACACCGCAGTCCTACGTCGGGAAGATCCTCAGCGATCTTGAGGACGAAGGATTCGTTGAATCTCGAAGGTCGGAGGATGATGCTAGGAAACGTCTGTACTCTCTGACGCAGTTGGGGAGAGATTTTCTCGATGTATTGGAGAGGGCCTACGAGGAGGGCTGA
- a CDS encoding Cdc6/Cdc18 family protein encodes MTGAESSTIFGNYSENPIFNSEVPLSYEHIPDIDDIVGRDEEIKKLTNTLQRLPQGEHAVPFMVTGDTGYGKTTVVKSVLDELETEMTNVGLDFVYTYIEDRENEREVLRKLTKDLDLDYNGSDLSMYYQRLREEIKERDLNYTIVLDDIDALFNKNGRKDHGNTVLKKLYEARKDVMNNSDGSLLIIGVTNNANITTQLDPKNRSRYADDAIQFSPYNANQLRQILRVRAEKAFKSHALEEGVVGKIAAQVAQGQGDARKAIRILRKAGKIAENNEFEKVRKKHVDEAKVRVERESVLQTAKNLPKQKKIMLYSILEEKRKSPKYKHLFSKYEKVCRNEDVNPVGERQRRNIIEDLDMLGLISTETVTVKDGRGNTNAVNVEIEEEEVREDFVEYMDEEVFGYE; translated from the coding sequence ATGACAGGTGCGGAATCATCAACAATCTTCGGAAACTATTCAGAAAATCCCATATTCAACTCAGAAGTCCCACTCAGCTACGAACATATCCCAGACATAGACGATATTGTAGGGCGAGATGAAGAGATAAAAAAGCTGACCAACACTCTCCAGAGACTACCACAAGGAGAACACGCTGTCCCCTTTATGGTGACTGGCGATACGGGCTATGGCAAGACAACCGTCGTCAAATCAGTTCTTGACGAACTCGAGACTGAGATGACCAACGTAGGTCTCGACTTCGTGTACACATACATCGAGGACAGAGAAAACGAGCGAGAGGTACTCCGAAAACTCACCAAAGATCTCGATTTAGACTACAACGGTAGTGATCTCAGTATGTATTATCAAAGACTGCGGGAGGAAATCAAGGAGAGGGATCTCAACTATACCATAGTTCTGGACGATATAGATGCGCTCTTCAACAAAAACGGGCGAAAGGACCACGGTAACACTGTTCTCAAGAAGCTGTATGAGGCCCGGAAAGACGTTATGAACAACAGCGATGGCAGTCTCCTCATTATCGGTGTCACAAATAACGCGAATATCACTACCCAACTTGATCCAAAAAACAGGTCACGCTATGCTGATGACGCTATCCAGTTCTCTCCTTACAACGCCAACCAGCTAAGACAGATTCTTCGAGTCCGTGCTGAGAAGGCCTTCAAAAGCCATGCCCTGGAAGAAGGTGTTGTAGGCAAGATTGCTGCTCAAGTAGCTCAAGGGCAGGGTGACGCTCGGAAAGCTATCCGGATTCTCCGAAAGGCCGGGAAGATTGCTGAGAACAATGAGTTCGAAAAGGTCAGGAAGAAACACGTCGATGAGGCCAAAGTCCGAGTTGAAAGAGAGTCGGTACTGCAGACAGCTAAAAATCTGCCAAAGCAGAAGAAGATAATGCTGTATTCTATCCTCGAAGAGAAGCGAAAATCTCCGAAGTACAAGCACCTGTTCAGTAAGTATGAGAAAGTCTGTAGGAATGAGGATGTGAATCCTGTGGGTGAACGACAGCGCCGCAACATCATCGAAGATCTGGATATGTTGGGCCTGATTTCAACTGAGACGGTCACTGTGAAGGATGGTAGAGGGAACACTAATGCTGTAAATGTTGAAATCGAGGAAGAAGAAGTCAGAGAGGACTTTGTCGAGTACATGGATGAGGAGGTTTTCGGCTACGAATAG